A stretch of Vigna angularis cultivar LongXiaoDou No.4 chromosome 4, ASM1680809v1, whole genome shotgun sequence DNA encodes these proteins:
- the LOC108330041 gene encoding uncharacterized protein LOC108330041 isoform X2 has protein sequence MLPLKDLVDSIADKLKEQLVEGSQLYGKKNERVCPCKILRVMQKDAETVSYVVAWLDESNNVIERAEVSSQDLVQKKPPFSRNILKSFVRECTYRNAPWVLHDKLAKNHGISTDIPEELRGKVSFNNGLVVFTKKRKHEEESIKYPIDDLLVKPSPDDPVFSSRPSPSRDFNVPIHCVGDLLTVWDFLMSFGKLLQLSPYSLKDFENAICHKDSNVVLLVESLAVLFRVLIKGDDEYYAAVQDKLPKKITMISWKDYLCKFLEMIKIPKLQQYEATIKRGRYSYVDVNAKLEIFCELVNRALDTAIVREKLHEFIEQRRVLGAAKREEAIEASAKRRKVKEQLKADSGSTCGENGHDLDQDATVSADNSHRIQNGSIRKNRNSETESSTQKYAFDSGIKHSNLASKMSAEKFDSELNRSALCGKVYNRKESQKQPIGDKDQSEKSYEQRRQYFDREIEKWCVRTSFLGMDRYYNRYWWFYRDGRIFVESPESNEWGYYSSKGELDGLTSSLNCKGERERALLKQLKKYYGRICSELQKNSKDLLHKTTLDDSVVRRSTRVRAPPRKNPAKAFLRYVNKWKEE, from the exons ATGCTCCCTTTGAAGGACCTTGTTGATTCTATTGCTGATAAGTTGAAGGAGCAGTTGGTTGAGGGCTCTCAATTGTAtggaaaaaagaatgaaagagtgTGTCCTTGCAAAATATTGAGAGTGATGCAGAAAGATGCTGAAACTGTCAGCTATGTGGTGGCTTGGCTAGATGAAAGCAATAATGTTATTGAAAGAGCAGAAGTCAGTTCTCAAGATTTGGTGCAGAAGAAGCCACCTTTTAGTAGAAATATTTTGAAGTCTTTTGTCCGTGAATGTACATATCGAAATGCTCCTTGGGTTTTACATGATAAACTTGCAAAAAATCATGGAATCTCAACTGACATTCCAGAGGAGTTAAGAGGAAAGGTTTCCTTTAACAATGGACTCGTGGTCTTCACCAAAAAAAGAAAGCATGAG GAAGAGTCTATCAAATATCCAATTGATGATCTATTAGTGAAGCCTAGTCCAGATGATCCAGTTTTCAGTAGTCGTCCTTCTCCATCAAGAGACTTTAATGTTCCAATTCATTGTGTAGGGGATCTCTTAACGGTTTGggactttttaatgtcttttggTAAACTGTTACAATTATCACCGTACTCTCTCAAAGATTTTGAAAACGCAATCTGTCACAAGGATAGCAATGTTGTTCTCCTGGTGGAATCTCTTGCAGTACTCTTTCGTGTGCTCATCAAAGGTGATGATGAATACTATGCAGCTGTTCAAGATAAATTACCGAAGAAG ATTACAATGATTAGTTGGAAAGACTATTTATGCAAGTTTTTAGAAATGATCAAAATTCCCAAGCTGCAGCAGTATGAAGCAACAATTAAACGGGGACGTTATAGTTATGTAGATGTCAATGCTAAATTAGAAATCTTTTGCGAATTAGTCAATCGAGCCCTTGATACAGCTATTGTCAGGGAAAAATTGCATGAGTTTATTGAACAAAGGCGGGTACTGGGAGCTGCTAAAAGGGAAGAAGCAATTGAAGCTTCTGCAAAGAGAAGAAAAGTAAAGGAGCAGTTGAAAGCTGATTCTGGAAGCACCTGTGGTGAGAATGGGCATGATCTTGATCAGGATGCAACTGTCTCAGCTGATAATAGTCACAGAATACAGAATGGTAGTATTAGAAAGAATAGAAACAGTGAGACAGAATCATCTACGCAAAAATATGCATTCGATAG tGGTATCAAGCATTCAAACCTTGCTTCAAAAATGTCAGCTGAAAAGTTTGATTCTGAGCTTAATCGATCTGCACTATGCGGAAAAGTATACAATAGAAAGGAATCACAGAAACAACCAATAGGTGATAAGGATCAATCAGAGAAAAGCTACGAACAAAGG AGACAATATTTTGATCGGGAGATAGAGAAATGGTGTGTTCGTACAAGTTTCCTAGGTATGGACAGATATTATAATAGGTATTGGTGGTTTTACCGTGATGGAAGGATATTTGTTGAAAGTCCTGAATCCAATGAGTGGGGATACTACAGTAGCAAAGGAGAG CTTGATGGATTGACGAGTTCACTGAATTGCAAAGGCGAGAGGGAGAGGGCACTGCTAAAACAACTGAAAAAATATTATGGTAGaatatg CTCGGAATTGCAGAAAAATTCAAAGGATTTGTTGCATAAGACTACCCTGGATGATTCTGTGGTCAGAAGGTCTACACGTGTTCGCGCACCACCTAGGAAAAATCCTGCCAAGGCTTTCCTTAGATATGTAAACAAGTGGAAAGAAGAGTAA
- the LOC108330041 gene encoding uncharacterized protein LOC108330041 isoform X1, producing MPLLRRKPFALAEPPNDLEPCESLFRIRFTKEVFRDYNDYLNRLNQYRKRVWTCKVTGKTGLTYEQALVSEKLATAKVQQIPEELMVPALRIIQYSMLPLKDLVDSIADKLKEQLVEGSQLYGKKNERVCPCKILRVMQKDAETVSYVVAWLDESNNVIERAEVSSQDLVQKKPPFSRNILKSFVRECTYRNAPWVLHDKLAKNHGISTDIPEELRGKVSFNNGLVVFTKKRKHEEESIKYPIDDLLVKPSPDDPVFSSRPSPSRDFNVPIHCVGDLLTVWDFLMSFGKLLQLSPYSLKDFENAICHKDSNVVLLVESLAVLFRVLIKGDDEYYAAVQDKLPKKITMISWKDYLCKFLEMIKIPKLQQYEATIKRGRYSYVDVNAKLEIFCELVNRALDTAIVREKLHEFIEQRRVLGAAKREEAIEASAKRRKVKEQLKADSGSTCGENGHDLDQDATVSADNSHRIQNGSIRKNRNSETESSTQKYAFDSGIKHSNLASKMSAEKFDSELNRSALCGKVYNRKESQKQPIGDKDQSEKSYEQRRQYFDREIEKWCVRTSFLGMDRYYNRYWWFYRDGRIFVESPESNEWGYYSSKGELDGLTSSLNCKGERERALLKQLKKYYGRICSELQKNSKDLLHKTTLDDSVVRRSTRVRAPPRKNPAKAFLRYVNKWKEE from the exons ATGCCACTTTTGAGGAGAAAGCCTTTTGCCCTTGCTGAACCACCGAATGATTTGGAGCCATGCGAGAGTCTTTTTCGAATTCGATTTACTAAAGAAGTATTTCGAGATTATAA TGATTATTTGAACCGCTTAAATCAATACCGCAAGAGGGTTTGGACGTGCAAAGTAACGGGAAAAACTGGCTTGACTTATGAACAGGCTTTGGTGTCAGAGAAGCTTGCTACTGCGAAAGTTCAACAGATTCCGGAAGAATTAATGGTACCGGCACTTAGGATTATTCAGTACA GCATGCTCCCTTTGAAGGACCTTGTTGATTCTATTGCTGATAAGTTGAAGGAGCAGTTGGTTGAGGGCTCTCAATTGTAtggaaaaaagaatgaaagagtgTGTCCTTGCAAAATATTGAGAGTGATGCAGAAAGATGCTGAAACTGTCAGCTATGTGGTGGCTTGGCTAGATGAAAGCAATAATGTTATTGAAAGAGCAGAAGTCAGTTCTCAAGATTTGGTGCAGAAGAAGCCACCTTTTAGTAGAAATATTTTGAAGTCTTTTGTCCGTGAATGTACATATCGAAATGCTCCTTGGGTTTTACATGATAAACTTGCAAAAAATCATGGAATCTCAACTGACATTCCAGAGGAGTTAAGAGGAAAGGTTTCCTTTAACAATGGACTCGTGGTCTTCACCAAAAAAAGAAAGCATGAG GAAGAGTCTATCAAATATCCAATTGATGATCTATTAGTGAAGCCTAGTCCAGATGATCCAGTTTTCAGTAGTCGTCCTTCTCCATCAAGAGACTTTAATGTTCCAATTCATTGTGTAGGGGATCTCTTAACGGTTTGggactttttaatgtcttttggTAAACTGTTACAATTATCACCGTACTCTCTCAAAGATTTTGAAAACGCAATCTGTCACAAGGATAGCAATGTTGTTCTCCTGGTGGAATCTCTTGCAGTACTCTTTCGTGTGCTCATCAAAGGTGATGATGAATACTATGCAGCTGTTCAAGATAAATTACCGAAGAAG ATTACAATGATTAGTTGGAAAGACTATTTATGCAAGTTTTTAGAAATGATCAAAATTCCCAAGCTGCAGCAGTATGAAGCAACAATTAAACGGGGACGTTATAGTTATGTAGATGTCAATGCTAAATTAGAAATCTTTTGCGAATTAGTCAATCGAGCCCTTGATACAGCTATTGTCAGGGAAAAATTGCATGAGTTTATTGAACAAAGGCGGGTACTGGGAGCTGCTAAAAGGGAAGAAGCAATTGAAGCTTCTGCAAAGAGAAGAAAAGTAAAGGAGCAGTTGAAAGCTGATTCTGGAAGCACCTGTGGTGAGAATGGGCATGATCTTGATCAGGATGCAACTGTCTCAGCTGATAATAGTCACAGAATACAGAATGGTAGTATTAGAAAGAATAGAAACAGTGAGACAGAATCATCTACGCAAAAATATGCATTCGATAG tGGTATCAAGCATTCAAACCTTGCTTCAAAAATGTCAGCTGAAAAGTTTGATTCTGAGCTTAATCGATCTGCACTATGCGGAAAAGTATACAATAGAAAGGAATCACAGAAACAACCAATAGGTGATAAGGATCAATCAGAGAAAAGCTACGAACAAAGG AGACAATATTTTGATCGGGAGATAGAGAAATGGTGTGTTCGTACAAGTTTCCTAGGTATGGACAGATATTATAATAGGTATTGGTGGTTTTACCGTGATGGAAGGATATTTGTTGAAAGTCCTGAATCCAATGAGTGGGGATACTACAGTAGCAAAGGAGAG CTTGATGGATTGACGAGTTCACTGAATTGCAAAGGCGAGAGGGAGAGGGCACTGCTAAAACAACTGAAAAAATATTATGGTAGaatatg CTCGGAATTGCAGAAAAATTCAAAGGATTTGTTGCATAAGACTACCCTGGATGATTCTGTGGTCAGAAGGTCTACACGTGTTCGCGCACCACCTAGGAAAAATCCTGCCAAGGCTTTCCTTAGATATGTAAACAAGTGGAAAGAAGAGTAA